The following proteins are encoded in a genomic region of Pagrus major chromosome 16, Pma_NU_1.0:
- the lrrc57 gene encoding leucine-rich repeat-containing protein 57, producing MGNSALKSHLETSQKTGVFQLTAKGLQEFPEELQRLTSNLRTVDLSGNKIEVLPASIGNFLQLKSLTLNSNKLTCIPSDISKLKKLETLSLNGNRIQQLPPSLGQLKALRTLSLSGNQFSEFPSGLGSLRHLDLLDLSRNQIRNVPPEVSELQAIEINLNQNQISVLSAEVAVCPRLKVLRLEENCLELSSIPLSILRDSQVSLFSVEGNLFEVKSLRDLQGYDKYMERFTATKKKFA from the exons ATGGGGAACAGTGCACTGAAGTCTCACCTGGAGACCTCCCAGAAGACGGGGGTGTTCCAGCTGACAGCGAAGGGGCTCCAGGAG tttccaGAGGAGCTGCAGCGACTCACCAGTAACCTGCGGACCGTGGATCTGTCGGGGAACAAGATCGAGGTTCTTCCTGCCTCAATCGGAAACTTCCTGCAGCTCAAGAGTCTGACGCTCAACTCCAACAAACTCA CTTGCATCCCCAGTGACATCTCCAAGCTGAAgaaactggagactctgagtCTGAATGGGAACCGGATCCAGCAGCTGCCCCCCTCTCTGGGCCAGCTCAAAGCTCTGCGGACCCTCAGCCTGTCCGGGAACCAGTTCTCAGAGTTCCCCTCCGGACTGGGAAGCCTGAGGCACCTGGACCTGCTGGACCTGTCCCGCAACCAGATCCGGAACGTCCCCCCAGAGGTGTCAGAGCTGCAGGCCATCGAGATCAACCTCAACCAGAACCAG atCTCCGTCCTGTCAGCGGAGGTGGCTGTGTGTCCCCGTCTGAAGGTCCTCCGTCTGGAGGAGAACTGTCTGGAGCTGtcctccatccctctgtccATCCTGAGGGACTCCCAGGtgtctctgttctctgtggAGGGAAACCTGTTTGAGGTGAAGAGTCTCCGAGACCTGCAGGGATACGACAAG TACATGGAGCGCTTCACAGCCACCAAGAAGAAGTTTGCCTGA